GCTGCTAGCCACAGCGTTAGTTAAAGCTGAGTCACAAAATAAGGGAGAATATCAGCTCTTAAGAGCTCTCATTGATCAAGGGTCTCAAGCATCATTTATCACAAGAGCTTCAGTTCAGTTGCTTGGACTAAAAACAACAGCGGCCAAGGGAGTTATATCAGGATTGGGTGGTGAACAGAACCTTATCACAAGGTCCATGGTAGAAGTTTTAATCACTTCACGCCTCAATCCTGGCTGCGTGTTGCGAGTTTCAGCGTACGTTCTTGACAAACTTACTTCATACTTACCATCGGCTGTAGCATCAATCACATCATGGCCGGAGCTGGAACAGCTTAAACTGGCAGATCCGGAATACCATACTTCTAATAAGATAGACATCTTATTGGGGGCGGAGGTCTACAGCACCATTATAGAAAATGGAATAATCAAATGTCCCTCAGGGTCCCTAGTAGCACAAAACACCACCCTGGGATGGATATTAAGTGGGCAACTAAGGTCAAATGAAGATATATCCTGTAACGTCGTAAACATGCATACTCAAGTAGATCAGCTACTTAGATCTTTCTGGGAAATAGAAGCCGAACCCTGCAACAAAGAAAAAATTCTGTCAGTCGAAGAGCAAAGATGTGAAGACTTCTATGAATCCACAACCACGCGGGACGATCATGGGCGATATATTGTAAGGCTCCCGTTTAGGGATCAAAATCCAGCCTGTGCGGATGGCCATTCAAAGAAAATCGCAACGAAGAGGTTTAGCTTTCTGGAACGGAAGCTGGAGCGGGATCAGCACCTGAAACAAAGATACAAAGAAGTGTTAGATGAGTACCTAAATCTGGATCATatgatacaaataaatcacAGCGAAGGTGAACAAGCAACGAAGTATACGTATTTACCACACCATGCTGTAATACGAGAAGATAAAGAGACTACTAAAGTAAGGATTGTGTTTGATGCTTCGTGCAAGGGTACGAATGGCGTGTCATTGAATGACGATTTAATGGTGGGACCAACTCTGCAACCAGAGTTGCGTCATATAATAATGCGTTGGCGAACATATCCTATTTGTTTTATAGCGGACATAGTTAAAATGTACCGTCAAATAAAGGTGAATGATGAAGACTCAGAGTATCAGCGCATTCTATGGCGTGACAATCCAGACCAAGAGATAAAAGAATACAAGTTACTCAGAGTAACTTTTGGAACATCAGCAGCTCCATATCTGGCAGTCAAAAGCTTGATTCAGGTAGCAAAGGACGAAGGAAAGGACTTTCCTTTGGCTGCTGAAAGGGTCAAGAATGAGTTTTATATGGATGACCTAATGTCTGGATGtgagaaagaagaagaagcagTTGAAATTTACAAACAAATGACAGAGTTATTAAGAAGAGGTGGATTTGAATTGCAAAAGTGGGCAAGCAATAGTCAAGCGTTATTGGAACAAATACGGGATGCAAATTCAAGAAAGGAGGAGGATAAAAGGATAGAGGTCAAGCAAGAgtcagtaaataaaatattgggaCTTACCTGGAGTAGAAGCCTCGATGAATTTGTATATGCAGTTCAGCTGCCACCGACGACCGGACCTGTAACAAAAAGGAAAGTTATTTCGGATATATCCAAGCTGTACGATCCACAAGGGTGGATAGCACCGAGCATAATCAAAGCAAAAATATTCATACAGAAGCTATGGTTGGCAGGCATTGATTGGGATGATGAGTTACCTCCACCGTTGCTTGAAGAATGGACCGAATATCGTGAAAACCTATCAGAACTTACCAAATTTAGATTGAAACGTTGGGTGTGGTGTAGCTCTGACGCAACGTTAGTGGAACTGCATGGCTTCTGCGATGCGTCAAATTCAGCTTATGCGGCAGTCGTATACATTCGAGTGATAGACGCTGAGGGAAAGGTACATGTTAGTTTGATCACAGCCAAAACGCGAGTAGCGCCGATTAAACAAATATCAATTCCTCGATTGGAATTATCTGGTGCAGTTCTGCTGGCAAAACTACTCGACGAAGTGTCAAAAGTATTGAAGGTACCAAAATCAAACTTACATGCTTGGACCGACTCTGAAGTAGTGCTGGCATGGTTGAGCAGCCATCCTAGTCGATGGAAGACATTCGTTGGAAACAGAGTCTCGGAGATTCTATCAGTGACTTGTCGTAGTCAGTGGTCACACGTACGGTCAGAACACAACCCTGCGGATTGTGCTTCACGGGGGATTAAGCCTTCAGAATTTGTGACCTATGATTTATGGGTAAGAGGACCATCATGGCTACAAGATAAAGTAATTTGTTACAAGAGTTTCACAAAGCCATTAGACACCAATTTGGAAACCAGATCAATTAAAACTCACCTGGCTGACGTAGTTGAGGATCAGTCGAGTGACGAGGACGTCTGGTCGAAGTTTTCGTCGCTCACGAAGTTGCTGAGAGTTGCAGCTTATTGTAGAAGAATCCTGAAAAGACAAAACCATACTTACCTCCTGAAAGAAGAAATAGAAGATGCGTTAGTGATTATGATTAGAAAATGTCAAGGAGAAGCGTTtagagaggaaattagcaataTCAAACTAGGTAAAAATATAAGCAAAAAAAGTATACTCACTTCACTGAGTCCTCAGCTAGACGACTCAGACTTACTCCGAGTTGGTGGGCGGTTGCATTTCGCAGAAATTGACAACGACGCAAGGCATCCAATCATATTGCCAAAACAATCATTCCTAACGGAACTCATAATTCGAGATGCACATAAAAAGTCATTACACGGGGGAGTGCAGTTGATGCTTAATTTGCTGCGGTCGAAATATTGGATTATAGGGCTAAAAAACTTAGTGAAACAGCAAATTAGGAAATGTGTCATTTGCACAAGATACGCAACTGCAAATAAAAATCAGTTGATGGGACAACTACCATCGCCGAGAGTGACCATGAGTCGAGCATTTCAACGTAGCGGTGTAGACTACGCAGGGCCCATTAACATAAGGGTTTCAAAGGGTCGCGGCAATCGGGCATACAAAGGGTACatatgcttgtttgtttgtatggcCACACGTGGAGTTCATTTGGAGGTCGTGAGTGACCTGACGGCTCAGGGATTTTTAGCAGCTTTTAAGCGGTTTGTTGCACGTCGCGGTCATTGTAGCGATTTATACAGTGACAATGGTAGTAATTTTGTGGGAGCAGCCAAGGAGTTGCTAAACTTATTTAATGACGAAAGATCAAGGTTTTTGCCAGAAATAGCTGATTGGCTAGCCACGAACGGCACCCAGTGGCACTTTATACCACCCCACGCGCCAAATTTTGGTGGTTTGTGGGAAGCTGGCATTAAATCCTGCAAATATCATTTGAAAAGAATCATCGGCAATTCAACACTGACATTTGAGGAGATGACGACAGTTTTGGCTCAAATTGAAAGTTGTCTGAATTCACGACCAATGTGTTACATACAGGACCAAGGGGATCCAATGCCTCTAACTCCAGGCCATTTCATTATAGGGGAACCCTTGCTAGTTGCGCCTGATCGTAACTATGAGCAGTCAGCGGTTGGTTCGTTAAGACGGTGGCAATTCTGCCAACGTATGCTACAAGACTTTTGGCGGCGTTGGTCGCAAGAATATTTGACACGGTACATGCAAAGGTACAAGTGGTCGCGTGTTATTCCTGAACCAAATATTGGAGATGTGGTGCTTGTTAAAGAACTGGATTTACCCCCAGCTAGGTGGCTGTTAGGCCAGATTGTAGAAAAGCATCCAGGGTTGGACAATATTACGCGAGTTGTGACGTTGCGTTACAAAGGCTCTTTAATAAAGCGACCAGTGTCAAAACTTTGTGTATTACCTGTCTCAGATTAGAAGTTAATCATATTGTCATATTGTATAAGGAACTTTATTAGAAGATGTTTGTTCttttataatgataatgtcGTTTGCTGTAAAGGAGGCTTGTTTAAGAACAGTTGTTCTTGGTGGGCGGCATGTTCAcggaatatttagtttatttaatatcGGATAGATGTCACTGGGATCGAATTAGATGGCGCTATCGTTTGGTTGCCTCAGATCCTATAAAAGGAAGtagttgttttttattcaatatacTTTGCTACGAATGTAAACTGTATGGAGTTTCATTTCATGAACCCTATAGTGGACCTCTTCTTTTTGGATAGTACGGGCATTGTACAGCGAGTGACACCGGataggtacatgaaattcttaaaaatcaaaatggcggttTTTTGCCtcaaaattgtaagttttcaaaaagtgttttttattcaaacctatcgagtggggtatcaaataaaagctaataattagcccattctaaatatatataggttatgatcgttttaatataccattttcacagacccatttaaatcgtgacgctcaaaaattcttacctaatgggtcccgactgttgaactttaagttagctagttaacaaagttctagcccactagatttgttttcttctttttagtattttttaaggcactcgggttttttgattttttaaatttattgtttacaCTCTTTATTGACGCAGTCGCATTACAGCTAGTATGTAATAAAGCCAAAAACCAAGTGCCTGTGTCTGAACTGTAAACTTTAAAGTACCGTGCTTGCGTGTGTTTAACAAACTATTAAGAGCAACTGAACAAGTAGGTATACGTCTTCAGCAATCACGTAAAATACACATATCATTCCTTAACTACCGTGATTTTGCAATAAACTATATTGCAGTTGAAATTGCAGTACTTGCGTATCATACAATAATCATATGAGATCTCGGTAATGATTCGTGGATTCTTAACTGGATGCTAACCGTATAGTTGCTTGTcggtatagtatagtatagtatttatttatttgccagaattatGGTGTAGGTACATGAAGATgatagtacaaaaaatataaatacatagcAGCACAATTCACCATTACATAGGCATGCAAATAGATTCTAAGACACATAACACTAACATAACACACATTAACATTTAAATATGTAcaatacatttaggggctgctgcaccatccattgattagtgacTGACGgtcaaatgtgatgccgtctccgtctattcgaacaaaaaaaatagagactccatcacatttaaccgtcagttaacactaatcaatggatggtgaaacagcccctaaatgttaaATGAGTACCTATAATCGGGCTAATTTATGAATTTGGTTGTATAATGTGAAATCACTTGTAGTACTATACGCTTGCGATCATTCAGAAATCAATATggacgtttatttttatttttattcgactggatggcaaacgagcaagtgagtctcctgatggttagagatcaccgccgcccataaacatctgcaacaccaggggtattgcagatgcgttgccaacctaggggcCTAACATGGTACCTATACAGGTAcctatctcaagtgccagtaatttcaccggctgtcttactctccacgccgaaacacaacagtgcaagcactgctgcttcacggcaggattagcgagcaagatggtggtagcaatccgggcggaccttgcgcaaggtcctaccacctgcaaatgatGGATGTTAGATGTtgcaggttgcttatttctatttatgtctgggtgagcggttggttccgaaagaatgttgacgtctctcgatgagagcgaaacatagatgtcgctagtgctgctgcataaatagcgtagtagaaattagcaacctgagatatgtatgcataggaaaaattcgtgtctaaattcctgtccagcggtggtgtaggggttatagcacgcagcacggattgctgaggacctgggttcgattcccagcgctggtctctttttctggtttttctgtgcatccatgtctcagtttgtattttcgatatggtttcacgggatacccgtaaaagtaacaaatttggagttgaaataaaaaatacaaaaagactccaaataaccaatcatgaagGAAGTT
This region of Choristoneura fumiferana chromosome 11, NRCan_CFum_1, whole genome shotgun sequence genomic DNA includes:
- the LOC141433001 gene encoding uncharacterized protein; translation: MEAKINVQLDVSSRINKAYVNYKKSPKDRITVPYVDARLEALEKLWQQFSSMHEKLVAESSQTELEKSVYVTQAIYDATDECYLDYKCELKTTLSTLTPLPSSESSPQSSSSTSKTMQVRLPKITIPVFSGQYSEWISFRDLFVSLIHDNADIDDVQKMHYLKGHLRGEAEQLLRHIPITNSSYQQCSHPSVENHGTPLAGHVCKVSNQEAGPSTATSINNHFVKGVAHQVLLATALVKAESQNKGEYQLLRALIDQGSQASFITRASVQLLGLKTTAAKGVISGLGGEQNLITRSMVEVLITSRLNPGCVLRVSAYVLDKLTSYLPSAVASITSWPELEQLKLADPEYHTSNKIDILLGAEVYSTIIENGIIKCPSGSLVAQNTTLGWILSGQLRSNEDISCNVVNMHTQVDQLLRSFWEIEAEPCNKEKILSVEEQRCEDFYESTTTRDDHGRYIVRLPFRDQNPACADGHSKKIATKRFSFLERKLERDQHLKQRYKEVLDEYLNLDHMIQINHSEGEQATKYTYLPHHAVIREDKETTKVRIVFDASCKGTNGVSLNDDLMVGPTLQPELRHIIMRWRTYPICFIADIVKMYRQIKVNDEDSEYQRILWRDNPDQEIKEYKLLRVTFGTSAAPYLAVKSLIQVAKDEGKDFPLAAERVKNEFYMDDLMSGCEKEEEAVEIYKQMTELLRRGGFELQKWASNSQALLEQIRDANSRKEEDKRIEVKQESVNKILGLTWSRSLDEFVYAVQLPPTTGPVTKRKVISDISKLYDPQGWIAPSIIKAKIFIQKLWLAGIDWDDELPPPLLEEWTEYRENLSELTKFRLKRWVWCSSDATLVELHGFCDASNSAYAAVVYIRVIDAEGKVHVSLITAKTRVAPIKQISIPRLELSGAVLLAKLLDEVSKVLKVPKSNLHAWTDSEVVLAWLSSHPSRWKTFVGNRVSEILSVTCRSQWSHVRSEHNPADCASRGIKPSEFVTYDLWVRGPSWLQDKVICYKSFTKPLDTNLETRSIKTHLADVVEDQSSDEDVWSKFSSLTKLLRVAAYCRRILKRQNHTYLLKEEIEDALVIMIRKCQGEAFREEISNIKLGKNISKKSILTSLSPQLDDSDLLRVGGRLHFAEIDNDARHPIILPKQSFLTELIIRDAHKKSLHGGVQLMLNLLRSKYWIIGLKNLVKQQIRKCVICTRYATANKNQLMGQLPSPRVTMSRAFQRSGVDYAGPINIRVSKGRGNRAYKGYICLFVCMATRGVHLEVVSDLTAQGFLAAFKRFVARRGHCSDLYSDNGSNFVGAAKELLNLFNDERSRFLPEIADWLATNGTQWHFIPPHAPNFGGLWEAGIKSCKYHLKRIIGNSTLTFEEMTTVLAQIESCLNSRPMCYIQDQGDPMPLTPGHFIIGEPLLVAPDRNYEQSAVGSLRRWQFCQRMLQDFWRRWSQEYLTRYMQRYKWSRVIPEPNIGDVVLVKELDLPPARWLLGQIVEKHPGLDNITRVVTLRYKGSLIKRPVSKLCVLPVSD